CGGCGGCTCGGCGCACCTGGTGCTCCAACTCGCCAGGCATCTCTACCCGAACACGCCCATCTACGTCTTCGCCCGGGATCCCGGGGCGCGGGCCTTCGCGCTGGAGCTCGGCGCCGTCTGGGCGGGCGCGACGGCCGAGCGGGCACCCGAGCCGCTACATGCCGTGATCGACACGACACCGGCCTGGACACCGGTCGTCGAGGCCTTGGCCAATCTCGCACCGGGTGGGCGCCTCGTCATCAACGCGATCCGCAAGGAAGATACGGACCAGGATGCGCTCTTGCGGCTGCGCTACCAGGATCACCTGTGGCTGGAGAGGGAGATCAAGTCGGTGGCCAACGTCACCGGCCGCGACCTCGCCGAGTTCCTCCCGATCGCGGCAGAGATCCCGCTGCGCCCGGTCGTGCAAACCTATCCGCTCGAAGAGGCGAACCGCGCCCGCTGCGACCTGAAATACCGTCCCGTCCGCGGAGCCAAGGTGCTGCTGATCGATTGAACCTAGAAGCGGCAGTTGGATGGCCTCCGAGGTGCGTCGCGCGGGGTGTCCGGCAAGGCACGAGGAGGCGCAATAGCCGAGCGATTGCAACGCGTTGTAACACCGCCGGGCGCTGCGCGGGGCGTGCCTCGGAGGTCGTAGTGCCCTCACCCAGCCGGTGAACCCGAGTTGCGCAAAGATTCGGGCCGATTTCCGCGGCTTGAGTCGATGGTGAAGCGGTCAACTGCCGCTTCTAGGTTGAACCTTCTTCTATGAGGCGTTGGCTGCGGGTTGGTGTCAGCCGTCGTCGACGCAGGTCCGCTGCCAGGGCGGATCCAGGTCGCGGCGGCCGCGGGCGGCCTCCTCCTGCTGGAGGGCCGCGTCCCAATAGGCGCCGAGACGCCGGGCGAAGGCCTTCGGCCGCTCGGCGTAGACGCGCAGCCCGAGCCAGCGTGCCTCGTCGCGCAGCTCGGCGCAGCGCTGCGCGACGAGGGCCGTGAAGATCTGGTTGCGGGCTGGATCCGAGTCGCCCTTCAGCGCCAGCGGCAGCGTCTCCGCCAGGACGGCTAGGTCGTGGTCGTCGCCGAGGCGGTCGGCCAGCGTCTTGACCTGGCTGCGGGCGCGCTTGAGGACCGCCGGCCAGGTCGGACGCAGCAGGCGCAGGTGGTAGCGGAGGTACTTGGCGCGCTTGCGCCAGTCGTGAAAGGCCTCGACGCTCGGGCTCGCGTAGGCCGTGGCCATCGCCTTGCGCCCGCGGCGGTAGGTCTTCTCGAGGCCGTCGGCGAGCAGGTCGAAGCCGTGTCCGTCGGCGTCGCCGGCCGGCAGCGACCAGCGCGGGACCTGCTGGCGTGCCGTCTCCAGGGCCTCGCGTGCGCCGCGCAGCCGGCGGTCGAGGTCGCCGGTCTCCTCGGCGAGGGCCTGACGATGGCGGGTCAACGCGCCACGGATCGGCCCCATCGCCTGTCGGTCGACCTGCTCGCCGAAGCGCGTCATCAGGGCGTCGTAGGTCTCGATGGCCGCCTCGGCATCACGCAGGCCCGAGAGTCCGCGCGCGAGGTCGCGGAAGTCGTCGTTCTCGGCGCGGTAGAGGTCCTGTGCGACCGGGCGCACGAGGCGCAGCAGCGCGCGAACCTCCTTGCAGCCCTTGCGCACCTCGTGTACGGCTTCGTGCGGGTCCTCGTCGGCTTCGGCGATGGCGGCGATGGCGGCGTCGATCCGCTCGCCGGCGATCCGCCGCAGGCCGACCTCGACCGGCTCGCCGGGCTCGAATTGATAGGCCATGGGGGCGCTCCCGTTCGTTACCGCGTTCCACGACGACAGCAAGCGCCGTGCCTTCGGGCGCGCCTCGGCGCGCATCGAGGCCGCTACGAGAGCGCGGGATGGCGGATCGAGCCGGGCGCCCGAAGCGGGCCGGGGCATTTCCCGAGGTCGCCGCTCGAAATGCCCCGGGCGTTTGGTGGGCGGACCGCGGCCGTCAGGTGTTGGCCACGGCCCGCAGCAGGGTCTTCATCTTGACGGGTTTCTCCAGGCGGTCGTCGAAGTGCTGGTTGCCCTGGATGCAGCGATCGTCCTTGGAATAGCCGGAGAGGGCGATCACCCGGAAGCGGCGGCGGTCGTCGAGGCCGGCGAGCTCGATAGCGACATCGAAGCCGGAACGATCGGGCAGGCCGATGTCGAGCAGGATGACGTCGGGCCGGAAGCGTCTCACCGCGGGCAGGACCTCGTCCGGGTGACGGACGATCTCGGTGCGATAGCCGTGGCCCTCGAGGAGCGAGCCGAAGGCGTCGGCGACCGTCGCCTCGTCCTCGACGATGAGGATGCGCGCCGCCGCGAATGGCGGGTCGATCCCGGGCATATGATGGGTGGGGGTCTGTTCCTGTGGCGTATCGCCGCCGTGAAGCTCGAGCGGAGGATTCATGGTGGACTCCAATTGCGCACGACGGCGCAAGCCTGAGTACCGGAATACGCTTCTGATGCCGCGTGTATCGCCGGGCCGCACGACCCTCCGCCGGTCGGCGGATCGTCGGGAGGGATCGGCGATCGCTCCCTTCTCTTTACCAGCTCGGCGTTACGGTCGCGTGTCGCACCGGGTGTGTCAGTCGTCGTCGGTGTCGCCGTTCGTCGAGTTGGCGAGCGCGTCGTCGATGCTCGCCTCGCCGGGTGGTTTGCCTTTGGCCTTCATCGAGCGTCCCTCGATCTCGACGAAGAAGGTCGTTCCCTCGCCAACCTCGCTCTCCAGCCAGACACGGCCGCTGTTTTGCTGGAGCGCGTGGCGGGCGATCGAGAGGCCGAGTCCGAGCCCCTCCTCGATCTCCGGGTGGGCGCGGAAATGGCGCTGGAAGATGTGGTCGCGGGCCTCGATCGGGATGCCGACCCCGTTGTCCGCGACGCGCACGATGCAGGCGCCGATATCGGCCGTCTTCGGCCGCCAGTCGGCCGCGATCCGCACCCAGGGCTCGGGCTTGGCCGCGTCGCGGTACTTGATCGCGTTGCTGACGAAGTTTAGCAGGGCGAGGTGGATCGAGAGCGGCAGGAGCTCGACCTCGGGGAGCTCCGGATCGAGGATCAGCGCCACGCCGCGGTCCTCGGCCATCGGCGCCAGCTGCTCGAAGACGCGCTCGACGATGGTGGCGAGCGGCAGGTAGTCCTGGTCGGACCGGGCGCTCTCGGCGGCGGCCAGCAGGCAGATGCTGTCGACGAGCTGGCCGGTGCTGGTGAGGTTGTTGTCGATCACGTCGAGGTAGCGCTTGCATTGCTCGGCATCGGCGCGAACCCGCTCCTCGCGGAGCATCTCGACGCTCACCGAGGCCGCCTGCAGCGGTTGACGTATCTCGTGGGCCAGCATGTCGCCGAACTCTTTCAGGCGGCGCGAGAGCGCCCCCTGCATCTCTTCTTCCTTTTCCCAGTAGACCCCGACGGTCACGAAACCCATCGCGCGCAGCCCGCTGTTCAACAGATTGAAGGCCTGGGCGACTTCTTTGAGGTGGCCGTCGAGTCCTGCCGTTTCAAGCTCGGCCAGCAGGCGCGAGGTCACGATCTCGGCGAGGTAGTCGAACTCCAGCATCAGCTCCTGGACATCGTAGCCCTGCTGTTTGCGGATGAGTGCGTGCATGCGCAGATGGCCGATGGTCTCGGCGCGCACCGCCTCGATCGGCAGACGCACGAAGGCGCCCAGGCTCTGCAGTACCGGCGGGATGTGATTCTCCAACGCCTTCTCGGGCAGCGCGAAGATCGTGCGGGTGCCGACACGGGCACGGAGGCAGTCGAGCCATTCGCGCACGATGGCGTCGGCCTCGCGCTCGAGCGCGTCGGCGAGCGCCGTGCGGACGGGGTTGGGCGAGGGTGGCTTCTGCATTGGTCCTCGGTGATGGCCGCTCGGGCGATGACGGGTGGCGCTCGTCTCGCCGGGCGCCTGCGCCTGGCCCGCGTGCTACGCGTCGAGGTCGGCGGGGCCGCGGCGCGGACGCCTTTTCCCGGAGGAATGGTATCCAGCGGCCTGAGGGCGGACAACTGAGAATGCGGTAGGGTTTATGCACCGGTCTTTGGCGGGGCCGCATGGGGCTGCCCGCGCCGTCGGCGATAAGATGGGTCGGCGACAGTAGACCAAGACCGCGATGAGCGGCCCGGCAGCTGCGTCGAGCCGCAAGAGGAGGCGAGGCGATGAGCATTCAGAACCGAGAGATCGCGGCGATCTTCGAGGAAATCGCCGATCTGCTGGAGATCGAGGGTGCCGATGCGTTCCGGGTGCGTGCCTACCGGGAGGCTGCCCGGCTGATCCCGGGCCTCGCCGAGGGGCTGGCCGAGCGGGTCGCGAACGGCGCCGACCTGACCGAGCTGCCGAGCATCGGCGAGGCGATCGCGAAGAAGATCGCCGTCATCGTCGAGACCGGCCGGTTGCCGCAGCTCGAAGAGGTTCGTCGGCGCGTGCCGCCGTCGCTGCGCGAGCTCTTGCAGCTCGGTGGCCTCGGGCCGAAGCGGGTCAAGGCCCTGCGCGAGGCGCTCGGTGTCGCCTCGCTCGCCGATCTACGCCAGGCTGTCGAGGCCGGAAAGGTCCATGAACTGCCCGGCTTCGGCGAGAAGACCGAGGCGCAGCTCCGCGAGCGCCTCGCCCGCTGGCAGGGACCTTCGTCGCGCACGCCGCTGATCGAGGCCGAGGAGCTGGTCCGGCCGCTGGTCGAGCATCTGCGCGGTGGGCCCGGAATCCTCGACCTGGCCGTCGCCGGCAGCTTCCGCCGCCGCCGCGAGACGGTCGGCGATCTCGACATCCTGGTCGCCTGCGACGACGGCGCCGCCGTCGCCGAGCGCTTCGTCGGCTACGACGCGGTCGCCGAGGTCCTCTCCCACGGCGAAACGCGGGCGAGCGTCCGGCTGCGTTCGGGGATCCAGGTCGACCTGCGTGTCGTGCCGCCGGTGAGCTGGGGTGCGGCGCTGCACTACTTCACCGGCTCGCAGTCGCACAATGTCGCGGTGCGCCGCCGCGGCGTCGAGCGCGGGCTCAAGATCAGCGAGTACGGCGTCTACCGCGGCGAGGAGGCGATCGCCGGGCGCACCGAGGAGTCCGTCTACACCGCCGTTGGTCTGCCCTTCATCGTGCCGGAGTTGCGCGAGGACCGCGGTGAGATCGAGGCGGGCGAGCGCGGTGCCCTGCCTGACCTGGTCACCCTCGACGACATCCGCGGCGACCTCCACGCCCACACGGACGCGAGCGACGGCCACGACAGCCTCGCGGCGATGGCCGAGGCGGCCGCTGCGCTCGGCTACGAATACCTCGCGATCACTGACCACACCAAGCACCTTGGCGTCGCCCACGGGCTCGACGCCAAGCGGCTGGCGGCGCAGATCGCCGCGATCGACCGCCTCAACGAGCGGCTCGCCA
This portion of the Thioflavicoccus mobilis 8321 genome encodes:
- a CDS encoding response regulator, which translates into the protein MNPPLELHGGDTPQEQTPTHHMPGIDPPFAAARILIVEDEATVADAFGSLLEGHGYRTEIVRHPDEVLPAVRRFRPDVILLDIGLPDRSGFDVAIELAGLDDRRRFRVIALSGYSKDDRCIQGNQHFDDRLEKPVKMKTLLRAVANT
- a CDS encoding CHAD domain-containing protein produces the protein MAYQFEPGEPVEVGLRRIAGERIDAAIAAIAEADEDPHEAVHEVRKGCKEVRALLRLVRPVAQDLYRAENDDFRDLARGLSGLRDAEAAIETYDALMTRFGEQVDRQAMGPIRGALTRHRQALAEETGDLDRRLRGAREALETARQQVPRWSLPAGDADGHGFDLLADGLEKTYRRGRKAMATAYASPSVEAFHDWRKRAKYLRYHLRLLRPTWPAVLKRARSQVKTLADRLGDDHDLAVLAETLPLALKGDSDPARNQIFTALVAQRCAELRDEARWLGLRVYAERPKAFARRLGAYWDAALQQEEAARGRRDLDPPWQRTCVDDG
- the polX gene encoding DNA polymerase/3'-5' exonuclease PolX — translated: MSIQNREIAAIFEEIADLLEIEGADAFRVRAYREAARLIPGLAEGLAERVANGADLTELPSIGEAIAKKIAVIVETGRLPQLEEVRRRVPPSLRELLQLGGLGPKRVKALREALGVASLADLRQAVEAGKVHELPGFGEKTEAQLRERLARWQGPSSRTPLIEAEELVRPLVEHLRGGPGILDLAVAGSFRRRRETVGDLDILVACDDGAAVAERFVGYDAVAEVLSHGETRASVRLRSGIQVDLRVVPPVSWGAALHYFTGSQSHNVAVRRRGVERGLKISEYGVYRGEEAIAGRTEESVYTAVGLPFIVPELREDRGEIEAGERGALPDLVTLDDIRGDLHAHTDASDGHDSLAAMAEAAAALGYEYLAITDHTKHLGVAHGLDAKRLAAQIAAIDRLNERLAKRHEGRFQLLKASEIDILEDGSLDLPDEILARLDLRVASIHHRFDLPEHRQTERVIRAMDNRHVNILAHPTGRLIGAREPYAIDLERVMRAALERGCFLELNAQPSRLDLTDLACQQAKELGLKVAISTDAHSRAGLERMRLGIGQARRGWLSADDVINSRGLAALRRLLRRA
- a CDS encoding sensor histidine kinase — protein: MQKPPSPNPVRTALADALEREADAIVREWLDCLRARVGTRTIFALPEKALENHIPPVLQSLGAFVRLPIEAVRAETIGHLRMHALIRKQQGYDVQELMLEFDYLAEIVTSRLLAELETAGLDGHLKEVAQAFNLLNSGLRAMGFVTVGVYWEKEEEMQGALSRRLKEFGDMLAHEIRQPLQAASVSVEMLREERVRADAEQCKRYLDVIDNNLTSTGQLVDSICLLAAAESARSDQDYLPLATIVERVFEQLAPMAEDRGVALILDPELPEVELLPLSIHLALLNFVSNAIKYRDAAKPEPWVRIAADWRPKTADIGACIVRVADNGVGIPIEARDHIFQRHFRAHPEIEEGLGLGLSIARHALQQNSGRVWLESEVGEGTTFFVEIEGRSMKAKGKPPGEASIDDALANSTNGDTDDD